The segment TGGTGTTGGATGAAGTGAACCAGCGGCTGGATGGTTTGGGATGATCGTAGACACGATACCATCGTGTCCAACGTTTGCTTATCCAACCAAACCTTTTACTTCGCGGACGATGGCGGCGGCGTTGATGCCGGCGGCTTCGAGCATCTCTGCGGGAGAGCCTGAGCCAGGCATGGAACGTGGAGCCATCTTCAGCACAATACCGTCGATCTTGTCTTTGCCTGACAGAGCTTCCAGCACCGCATCGCCCAGACCACCTTCGGGCCAGTGATCTTCGACGACAATGATTCTGCCACACTCTTTCAGTGCCTGGACCATCGTGTTGCGATCAATGGGTTTGACCGAATAGGCATCGATGATGCGAACCGTAATGCCTTCCTTCTGCAGCAATTCATAAGCCTGCAAAGCTTCGTGCACAGTAATGCCCGCAGCTACGATGGCGACTTTATCCTGGGCAGATGATTTGATGGTTTTGCTGCCACCGATGGTAAACGTGTCCTTGTTGGTATAGAGTACCGGAGTTTTCTCGCGGGTCGTACGAATGTAACTGATGCCTTCCAGATCAGCCATCTGGTGAATGAGTTGAGCCGCTTGGTTGGGATCGCAGGGATAAAGCACGGTTGAGCCAAAGATAGCCCGCATCATGGCCAGATCTTCGAGTGCCATTTGGGAAGGGCCATCTTCACCAATGCTGACTCCGGCATGGGAACCGCTGAGCGACATGTTTGCACCGGCGATAGCTGCCATGCGAATCTGATCGTAGGCCCTGGTGAGGAACGCTGCGAACGTTGAAGCAAAGACACGGTTATCCATCACTGCCAGGCCATTGGCAACGCTTACCATGCACTGTTCCGCAATGTACATTTCGAAGAATCGCTGAGGAAATGCCTTAGCGAACACTTCGGAATAGGTGGAGTTGGAGACTTCTCCATCAACCACAACAAGATGCTGCATGCTTTGCCCCAGGGCAGCGAGTGTATCGCCGTAAGCTTTGCGGGTAGCCTCCTTGGTACCGAGGGCATAATTGGGGAGCTTGGGTGGGGACAGGGAAACTGTCTTCGGTGGCGGTGTGTTGGTGGGAGGCAGTGTGGGGAACACGCGGTTCTTCACGCCACCCAAGGCAGTGATGGCTTTCTCGGCAATGTCGGCGGGCATTGGTTTGCC is part of the Planctomycetia bacterium genome and harbors:
- a CDS encoding transketolase, producing MYPTFQDMQDLAAQLRVDSIRCTTAAGSGHPTSSTSAADLMAVLHAKYLRFDWNNPKRESNDRLIFSKGHACPLLYSMFKAAGALSDDELMQLRKFRCRLQGHPNPRVLPLVDVATGSLGMGLAIGVGMALATKNIDHIQNRVWVLLGDSEMAEGSVWEAFDKGWTYKLNHLIAVVDMNRLGQRGPTNLQWDSATYANRARAFGWHALEIDGHDIGAIDRAYDYACKQTDRPTCIIAKTLKGAGIPGVADQENWHGKPMPADIAEKAITALGGVKNRVFPTLPPTNTPPPKTVSLSPPKLPNYALGTKEATRKAYGDTLAALGQSMQHLVVVDGEVSNSTYSEVFAKAFPQRFFEMYIAEQCMVSVANGLAVMDNRVFASTFAAFLTRAYDQIRMAAIAGANMSLSGSHAGVSIGEDGPSQMALEDLAMMRAIFGSTVLYPCDPNQAAQLIHQMADLEGISYIRTTREKTPVLYTNKDTFTIGGSKTIKSSAQDKVAIVAAGITVHEALQAYELLQKEGITVRIIDAYSVKPIDRNTMVQALKECGRIIVVEDHWPEGGLGDAVLEALSGKDKIDGIVLKMAPRSMPGSGSPAEMLEAAGINAAAIVREVKGLVG